One Streptomyces sp. NBC_00102 DNA segment encodes these proteins:
- a CDS encoding mechanosensitive ion channel family protein, producing MENVLRPLLIVGGSVAVTLLAGWLVDLALRRADVRHPDTPLWGLLRRCRPPLQVVICAGLLRGTFAHLRLELVRDHREAIGQVLSLVLIGASAWLVVRVAATVVESSYARYATSTRDPARVRRVRTQVTLIQRVVIAVVTTVAVAAMLLTFPAMQTVGTSMLASAGVLGIVAGVAAQSTLGNVFAGFQIAFGDMVRLGDTVVVDGEWGTVEEITLTFLAVRTWDERRITMPVSYFTSRPFENWSRGGVQMTGTVYFHLDHAAPMDAMRDKMRDILGECGAWDGRTWSLAVTDTTPSTIQVRAVVTAKDADDIWTVRCAVREQLIAWLRDHHPYALPRVATAPATLAAGDQWPELTSRTAASVRRNGKEPTPHAAPHTGRG from the coding sequence ATGGAGAACGTGCTGCGCCCGCTGCTGATCGTCGGCGGTTCGGTGGCGGTCACCCTGCTGGCCGGCTGGCTGGTGGACCTGGCTCTGCGGCGGGCTGACGTCCGGCACCCCGACACGCCCCTGTGGGGGCTGCTGCGGCGCTGCCGGCCGCCCCTTCAGGTGGTGATCTGCGCGGGCCTGCTGCGCGGCACCTTCGCCCATCTCCGCCTGGAGCTGGTGCGCGACCACCGGGAGGCGATCGGCCAGGTGCTGAGCCTGGTCCTGATCGGCGCCTCGGCCTGGCTGGTGGTCCGGGTGGCGGCAACCGTCGTGGAGTCCAGTTACGCCCGGTACGCCACCTCCACCCGCGATCCGGCCCGGGTCCGGCGGGTGCGCACCCAGGTGACGCTGATCCAGCGGGTGGTCATCGCCGTGGTGACGACGGTGGCGGTCGCCGCGATGCTGCTCACCTTCCCGGCGATGCAGACCGTCGGCACCTCGATGCTGGCGTCGGCCGGTGTGCTCGGCATCGTCGCGGGTGTCGCCGCCCAGTCCACTCTCGGCAACGTCTTCGCCGGGTTCCAGATCGCCTTCGGCGACATGGTGCGCCTCGGCGACACCGTGGTGGTGGACGGGGAGTGGGGCACGGTGGAGGAGATCACGCTGACCTTCCTCGCCGTACGCACCTGGGACGAGCGCCGGATCACCATGCCGGTGTCGTACTTCACCAGCCGCCCGTTCGAGAACTGGTCGCGCGGCGGGGTCCAGATGACCGGCACGGTCTACTTCCACCTGGACCACGCGGCGCCGATGGACGCCATGCGGGACAAGATGCGCGACATCCTCGGCGAGTGCGGGGCCTGGGACGGCCGGACCTGGTCCCTCGCGGTGACGGACACCACACCGAGCACCATCCAGGTCCGGGCCGTGGTCACCGCCAAGGACGCGGACGACATCTGGACGGTCCGGTGCGCGGTGCGCGAGCAGCTGATCGCCTGGCTCCGGGACCACCATCCGTACGCCCTGCCCCGCGTCGCCACGGCCCCCGCCACGCTGGCCGCGGGCGACCAGTGGCCGGAGCTGACCTCCCGTACGGCCGCGTCCGTGCGCCGCAACGGCAAGGAGCCGACTCCGCACGCGGCCCCGCACACCGGCCGCGGCTGA